AAGTCCTATGTACGGAAAATCTCTAATAGAACAGCTTACAGTATATACGCCCTTCGATATACAGGAGCGAGCGAAGCACCACCAAATGCTGTCATTCCTTTCTCGAAATGAGAATGGTTTTCATAACAAAAACCTTCCGGGGCATGTGACAGGTTCTGCATGGATTCTTGATTCATCACGAAAAAAAGTATTGATGACTCATCATATTAAACTAGAAAAGTGGCTACAACTTGGAGGACATGCAGACGGTTCGGGCGATATCCTCAGCGTCGCACTCCGGGAAGCAGAAGAAGAATCCGGACTTCATTCGGTAAAACCACTCAGTTTCTACATTTTTGATGTGGACGTGCAT
The sequence above is drawn from the Candidatus Cloacimonadota bacterium genome and encodes:
- a CDS encoding NUDIX hydrolase gives rise to the protein MYGKSLIEQLTVYTPFDIQERAKHHQMLSFLSRNENGFHNKNLPGHVTGSAWILDSSRKKVLMTHHIKLEKWLQLGGHADGSGDILSVALREAEEESGLHSVKPLSFYIFDVDVHAIPERKNFPNHFHYDVRFLFDADETEPFRVSDESFNLQWINIEDVRRFNDEDSILRLVEKSETMNLLRFLESGYW